The following DNA comes from Vespa velutina chromosome 11, iVesVel2.1, whole genome shotgun sequence.
TTGAAGAAATCTGCATTTTTTACtcgatcaaaatttattattcatatgtgaatatacgaagaaaataagaaagaaaaaataggattaaataattatttgttactCGAAAAATGAGACATAGATCTATTTCTAAACTATTAGAAACTTTTGCGCGaaagtattatgtatatatattagttattacAAATGTTATCTATGGGATAGGTTTTAGagaaatagttattatttttcttttcttttctttttcttttttttgttttcttttgctcGATAAAACTTTGCACATATGACTCTCTTCTAAATAGATGAGTGTAAaagattatgaaataaataatagtgtgtatatataaatacatacatacatacatatatacatatatatatatatatatatatatatacatatatatatatatatatatatatatatatatatatatatatatatacaatcacAGTGCAAAGCAAAAGGAAAGTGTGAGAATCGATGTAGAAAATTTGTATCGTCGATTTACTACGtttctttgaataataaaaagactGTAAGAGGAAGGAACATtcacttataaaaaaaaaccatatgataatataaaaaatatacatacatacatacatatatatttgtatatatatatatatgtgtgtatgtatgtatgtatatgtatatgtatatatatttattcggtTGTCGAATTTATGAAAAGATGACACTAACGGCAAATATTCCAGGCATGGTGATTCGttccaaaataaaattaagaaaaatctattatagAAACAAGATATGAGATAGGTTTGCACCATTGTTGTGTCCATATCGACTGATAATAAGTAGTATCGtgtgtataaattaaatattttgatttattacaCATATAGAGTAATCATAACTTCACATGCTCTAgtcttttagaaaaattatcaaacatTACGTATAATTATTCCTTCATATATTTGAGTCGTTCTAATGtgatgtataaaagaaaaaaaaggaaaaaaaaaaaagaaaaagaaaaaacaacaacaacaacaacataatTAACTACTATATTAActgtttatattgttatatggcatgtaagaaaaatattataatatacatatatacatatatatatacatacctatatacatttttacatatatatatacatatatacatatatacatgtatatatatgtatgtgtatatatgtatgtacgtatatatgtatttataaagtCATCATCAAATTGCATCATCGGAAATCCAGAAGATAGAGACGAAAAAATGTTGGAtcattaaaagagagagagagagagagagagagggggggggagggagatgGTAGAATTGCCTATAATAGCGAATTTGAAAaggtatttaaattatttttaataatgttcgATACATTATAGCGGTGATGTAcgatttagaaagaaaagaaaaaagaacgtaaaaaagaataaaaaagagaaataataataataattctttggaAGATTTGATCTtgagataagataaaaatcagTACTATAGTCTCTCGGTAAGATCCGTTTGAgtcatattttttacttttacactGGTCGCAAATTTTCAATTACGatattttctgtattttcctctgaagaaaaaaaaaaagaaagaaaaagaaaaaaaggaaattgttaaagatgaaaagaacaattatgaaatattcatgTACAGTGACGTAAACGCTGCACTGGCGTttgaaaaaaacataaatatgtatatgatactagaattataaatatgactgcaaaaaatattttaattatataccaAACCATTGATAAACTATTAAACGTAATAAGAattctatttttgttaatgTGACTCTCAAACGATgtgtcataataataattaatcaaaactaattcattcttttatagTAAACATTTTTGCTATTAAACGTGaatagttattttatatatatatatatatatatatatatatatatatatatatatatatatatatattgttgaatcattatataattttacttgGATAGTTTAaacgaggaaagaaattttctgcATCCTGTTATAATGATCAATCAATACATGactggaggaaaaaaatagccaaaaaagaaaaaagataaaaaagaaaaaaaaagaaactataacACATTTTCGTCATTGTGTCAAAATATTACGATGAagtgagaaattattttcgttataaaaattcaaatttcaaatttaatatttaaaagggcatgtaatattctttttactatatgtaatatatgcgtatataatatatatgtattagattACAATTATAGTTACTACATGCAGGAAAATCAtgttttagaaattattaagtatatacatatatataaataaataaataaatatatatataaatatatatatatatatatatatatacacacacacgtacacacacatatatacatacgtattgtaatatatttttatacacttGTCATATGTATATTGACAGAACCGTTGTAACCCCACTGGCTCGATTAATTGTCCATGCTGTGGAAAGTTGCTATTATAAataggaaagataaaatttctcttgtgtgtagttctttcttttcttctttatttatttatttcttttttttatttataccttatatttatctttcattttatatcaatgaaaacCATTATGTAAAAGTGTTGCAAGTTAATCGAatgatgtaattattatattcgaaacCGCCTAAACgtccaataaataataattacaagaaACATGATGCTATTTTTGATAAACcttaatttgaatttaattgtaatgctcgataaaatttaacgcgataaattgaaatatttcttacaatGCACATGTGaacgaataaatgataatttaatgaaaaataatgcaaCGTTGATAAGATACGATAgacttgtattttatttttgtattaccTTGTTCATCGTATGAAGCATCTATTATCTCTCgttcgaaatatattaattatgataatgataataataataacaagttAAATGAcaaagttatttttaatttgactATTATTGTAACGGTCGATGCAATTTTACGCGGTAAATTCAAAAGttcttacaatatatattaacgaataaatgataattaattaattgagaaacaatataacgtttattaaaaaaatatacgttgACCATTTCTGATAAATCTTATTGAAATATCATTGTAACAATCGATAAAACTTTACGCAATagttaattcaaaaaaaaacattcttataatattcattaacgaataaatgataatttaattaataaaaacgaaaaaaggacaaaaaaagcaaaaacaaatataaacatCGAGctaaaaaatacgatatttatattacttatactttctttttctataattttgttcATCATAGGAAACATCATTTCTTCGTTCGAAGATATCCAATAAGAATACATGGCAACTGCGCAGACGTTTAGAGTTCCCTCGGATCTGGCACATCGCAGAACAGAGCGCCGGACGGGCGGTGTTCTGCGAAGCGTGTTGAGTCTCGACGGGAGTACATAACTACCTGtcaaatatattcgaattaaggaaaagaaaggggaaagaaagatcgGTGAGAAAAATGTGGTTGAGTAGTGATCCTTAACGAATTGCCGTAACGTATTACGCGATCTCTTAATATGGAAGAATGGTTGGAAATAAAGTTCTGTCATTGATACTCTTCCTAGCAGGTAAGAAGATCACGAGATTAGATAAGGCGTTTAACACACTGTACCTGCCGATCAATGTGATGATATCTATGTCTCTTTCTACATGAACAAAAGAcatgacagagaaagagagagagagagatagagagagagagagagagagggaaagagatatatagattCATGCACTCATATAACGCATCTCACTCGTATGTATACGATCGACCTGAGTGCTCGATCGTTATAGTTTCAGGGTCGCATTATGCAAATCCGGACGAGTGCATGTCTCTTTATTCTGCGCCtctaaaatatacatttaaattgaaatatatatcgtatgatCCCAGAAAGAcacgaaaaattatttgacaaCTTACGATTTTTACGTTTCATTCAccattgtttttaatattttgatagGATATTACAATTAGtcaaagatttaattttatcgaaatcgaaatgcgatctaatcgattaaaatgtgTTGAATTCTTCTTTAGATTTTTGTCtttacaatctttttttttttccttttatagatgatatttttttttaaatgacttTTTACCGACGACGTCACGTTTTACAATAACACaagatatgaatttttttacacAGGTATTTTTGggaattttaattcttttaatttttctttatgttggtttaataaacatattaatgaaataatgaaaaaatatataatacataaaatcattataaaaactgtaatataaaataacctgtctttatccttattattatttttatatttgtgaaCTGctgtacatttttttataatttgctTCATTATTGTATCAAAACAAGAATGCAATGTCTGGATAAGTTAATGTAAAAAGTATAGACaactattaaatatttaaaagagttaacgaatttaatatttttaggaTGGCAGGAAGTAGCAACTTTAGTACAAGTACGCCATGTGGCCATAGATGTAGGTCAAGATCTTACATTAGCCTGTGCAGAAGAAGATGCTCTTCCACATACAGATTCTCGCGAAGTAATGTGGATAAGAGAAGGACGTGAAGATGGACAGATTAAGCGGTTAAAAGTTGAGTCTAATGGCGTGCTAGAACTTGTAAATGTTAGCGCAGATGATGCAGGAAATTACTCTTGTACCTTGGACGACGATGTGGATGCTGTGAAATCCAGAATAAATGTAGAAGTTAGAAGTAAGTTTCAACTttgtaacaattaaaaattaattctaatatatataatttgaataaaataaaatgaattatacttTAGCACCTCCACCAGCTTTACGTAATGTTTGGGTAAAGCCATCTACAATATTGGCTAATATTCTTTGGGAAGTCGGTGGTACAGGTGGATATCCTATCATAGACTTTACTGCCGAATATCGTCTAAAACCAAATGAGGGTGAGAAACCAGAACAATGGAAGCCCATCATACCAACGCACATTCCTCCCAATtctgtaaatttaaaattttttatttttataatagctTAAACCttcagaatttaattgaatttattttaatgtcatTGTTTTCCAACAATTTAGAGACAAATTGACGTGTATCACTTGGTGCCAAACACAACTTACTCCTTTCGAGTGTGGGCTACCAATCAATTGGGTAAAGGAGATATAGTGGAAGTTGAAAATCATACCCATCATAGTGTGGAGGAATTGGGTAAGCACTGTATTATTACTAAATAGTATTGAAAGAtgagatttttaaaataaatagtattgtatatatgtgtacatatattatatttagtatCGTATCTTCcatatcaatataaattattgttttagAACTTGCAAGACATTTATTAGCGGGTGTAGAAGATTTTGACACCCGTGTTTGGGTTGCAGCAGTAGGCATTGTTATGGGAACACTTTTGGTTCTTGGTATAGGTACATGTTACCTCCTCTATCGTGAGTGCAAGGCACCCTGTAAGCATCTCCTAATAACTGTGTATAAAGCTTTTGCTTCTACTCTATCTCTTCTATGCTGCTTTTTCTGCTATCAAACTAAAATCTTTAAACttcatataaatgtaattcatTCTATTAacaacatattaaatatacgtcaatgttttaatttgtggacttttttttaacttgtCACTAACACAAAACAATTTCGTGACAGAAATAACAGCAGCACAAGTCATTCAACTTATCTATGGCCCTAATCTCTAGCTTTCTTTAAATCAGCTACTCATTTCCCAATTTCAACTTAACTCTATTCTAATAATTCTATCAATTACTATTCACTAATCTTTCCTTACTGCAAGCGCTctgcaaatttttattattaattattaattaaattttctaatatcaatttttcattgtaaCACTTTTTTAACTTTTGCACACATTTTATAATCTATGGTATTAAGGTAACTCTATCAAATCTTTCTCTTCAGACAGTTTGCCTTTCTAATAGAGCACTTCTATAGTATTTCTAGGAATGATCCTACGATCCTTTGAATTGTTTCCTTTAATCGCCAacctttattaattaattaccaataaactgtatatttaaataaattattaatatcatgtaaaaggtattaataaatgtattaacatttataagtgtaaatatgtttaataagTGTTGGTGGTTGATATAAGATTATGGTTATGTAGAAATGATAGGTGTAATGAATAGTAAATACCATAATAGAGGTAGAGCATTGTGGCCTAGATAAATACGTTGTATTAGAACATATCTTTGGTAATGAAAAGGTAGAATAAAAGTAGCACATTTATTTGTCAGGTCAacagtaaataatataaattagtgTATGTTTATTAGCAACACAATGTATATGATTAGAAGCACAATCATACCTgacaaataatacaaaaaggGACAGGGTAGAAGCTAATATAATCAATGGCCTAGGccaatgaaaattaatctcCGTTCCGAAATTGCAGCGCAGCTGGAGGAGCAGGAGGTGATTGAACTTGTcccaaatattattttgaatccCGGATTTTTTGACGAAAGGACAGAACATATTCCTcaagatgaaaattttaacaatCAAACAACAACACGcctaaataataacaacgtaGTGCAGCCCAGACGACTCTAGCAATCATTAATTTAGATTTCTGCATCGTggatttttttaacgaatggTAAGAGCatgatttaaatatcataagtGTATAGGTTGTATTTGAAATACCCTGACGCGATTATAAAAGTGCAACAAATGCAGGGCCATTatagaaagaattataataattatgaaaaaaaaaattggaatcaTGTTTGTATCCACATAGATGTGTAAGTATGTATCAATGCTTGGTGCATCCTGATAAACTAAATTTTTTAGACACAATACAATGTAAAGTGTTCAAAGCAAAAGTAAGACTCTGCTAGACTTTGTGAAATGGCAAAGTAGATTTTTGAGAACATTTTGTCATTAAACTCGCTAATTTCTTGTTGCTCGTTAACGGAGCTAAAGTGAGAAACTCCTCTGAGCCAAAAATTATTTAGTAAGACTGTAATTCTAAGGATAATTCTATAGAACATAATAATTGGAAAAACTAAAGTTGTATAAGCAAGATCTGATTTATTATGCATAAACTTGTTTTTTGCATAAATTAGGggtatcaattatatttttaatataattatctttgaggactcatgaaaaaaatatgtataataatatccttTCAAACTGTGCACTTCTTatcattcgaaatattaattaacttattaccgattttaaacatttttttttatgtgctGAAAAAGTGATTGTAACAGTTGAtttgttttacatttttataagatataatatttttcgttgtTGTTATATATGAAACTGATTctaaaaaatactttaataaGCGATAGTTTTTAAGCAACGTAATGTgcattacatatttttttcgtgaCATGCAAAGAGAatgctatttatttataattgtaataggAAAGGTTAGTAACATTATTATACAAGGTTTGATGCTTCAgtatttttaatagttatttaaataattatgttcCATTATAGATTACAATCTTTAATATGCTTTGATATAATCTTGATAACCATAGCAGTATCAATTAACAACATGTAAGTGCAATTCAGATCTTAATGATCTTAAATAACTTTGCTTTATATCACTGTCATTCCTGACtgcttatataaaaaagagcattcatgttttattaaaataattatgaccAAGTGTTCAAAATATAATGAAGCTTATATCATTATCAACAATTATAAGTTCGAAAATCAAATAAcataacataaaagaaaatgtatgaaaaaaaagaactcgaTTTTGATAAGTATAAGTCAAAAGATAAACTACTTTTGAAGAAACGCAAAGATCACAGTATCTGTTATACAGGAAATCGTAATTGTCTCTTTATGTATCAAATGCTAACAGATTTTTACCAATTATAACATTGATACTTTAAGCAGATTTAGGATTAAAATAGAATACTTCAAATATTTTGGATAACACCTTTAATGAAAGATAAGTGAAGTTCGACAAATATCTGATGCAATATAAAGAACGTGTAGGTCTACTGAAATTACTTgaatcttctctttccctttctgtaaaattttgttattttttcatgATAGGATAGgcaaatttttatacaatcaaCTCATAGATCTGACTTTTCACacaaaagtttttatattcgataataatataaaaatattatttgcaatATTCTTGACTAGCTGATATTAGATCGCACTTGGTCAATTAATGTTAAAACATTCCATACATTTAATGTCtctattattttacgatattctTGAAATTTGctattttatttaagtataaaatatacttataagtataatataaagtatattttaaaattcttaaaaagTATGATCTGTTGATAATTTtgagtattattaaaatttattttgtttaaatatacaCTGCAGGTGTGTCAAGATTTATTCTactaagaattttatattatttatgttaattttgctatgatattataatagagcagaaagaaatttttatttttacttgagCTTATTGTATAAACTTTAAACTTGCTCTTATCACCAAGTAAGGCAATTTGGTGCATAAAGGTTGTATAAAACTTGGTTGTGCGTTGTTACATTGAGGCTTCACTGATCTGTTTCTCCCTTTAATGTAATCTGAAATGTATCAAATATATCACAATAGGGATAAACAGATCTAATATAGCTTCGTACTATGCACTCTGTGTTGtgaatggtatatatatatatatatacacataaatatatatatacacatatatacacactaattaacaaatataagaatatgataataccagaataataacataaatatatatttatatagccAAGGcatgataatattttagcTATAAGCaaagacaattttttatatgtaaattataattatgctAAAAtgcaatgataatatttatctacttATTCACGTAGACACAATTTTATGGTGCAATTTTGAGCTTCAACAGCAGTTCAACGTATTTGCTGATTGGCATAAATCGTATAGTACATAATGTTccttcttgatttttttttaagatttatatTACTCCCTGCTTAAACGAGACAgggatatattattttaaatattctaaaataatgGACATGCTTCATATGTCCATTGCTTACCATGCAAAAAATCTCTTgtcaaacaaaattatttttttctggaTAGTATAAATTAACCATGAGATTTAGATATATtgcattcaatattttttattcaattcaataataaaaaaagacatttattgtatattatgattttattaatgaaattgagaaatatttgttaaatgtatagttaaagaaatattatcttttaattaagttTTAGTTGCCTAAAAATCATTAACTTGATTTAGTTTTACTTTTGACGATTATTTACGAACCAATGTTCTTGTTCATGTAAAAAGTATAGTTCTGTGGTATGGCACTTCAGGttttaaatacttatataataagTTAATCATAAAATTAGTCATTTTCATTAAAGTATATCATATTAGAGACAGTATACATTAAAtgtctaataatatttaccaAAGCTATCTGAGAAAAACAGTCAAGGATTGTTCGATTAATCAGTAACACTACTAATATACCAAAgcctgaaaaaaaagatacaaatatCACTCgcaatgttaaataataaggatattcttgtaattattaatttgttaacaGGGTTGTATTAATACAATTTGGAATTGCACAAAATGATTAATTGAGTTGCTAGATTTCATGCGTAATCATTAGAAATGATTAATCATTTAACTAAGCCAATATTCTCTTGATTTATTTGtcaatattgtatttttttatttagcttGCAAAATAGTTAAaagtagaatataaaaatagtatgAAATTTTGGCACTTTCCGAATTAGTTATatggtatttttatattcatgaGACTATAATACAATCCTGTGAAAAAGTAAGATAAGGCACAGTAccatataatagaataatggTGGTTAATGGCACCATAAATCGTCCCTAACATACATATTGCCTATGACATACCAAGAGAATAAAAGCTACTgtgatttttacaaaatatcttTACATCCATATGACATTATATCTTTATGTAAAGGCCTATCGTCAAAACGTGCTATTAACAAAGTATGATGCCTTTCATGCATTATAGAGTACTATTTTGTCGagtactaaaaaaaaattaaaagaaataatacccTATCAATATCACGTTTTTCACATGAATGAGTcgagaatatttttccaaatttaATAACACGAAAGAACATCTCTAATGACtcataattttgtaaaaatcacAAATGCTTTTCAAACTTATCATGTATTGATATATCAACATTAGTTTTACATGCTTCATTAAGTGGTgatgaaatagataaatatcattaataacataataggCCAAAgcacgaaaaataatattaaatgaaatgatttattattttactgattttaattaaataatagttaattttataaacttaaattttctttattcgtttataaCAAAccaatatatcgaaaaattggTATTTGGTATATAGAgcttattgtaatataatgttttattattgatattatcaacTGTTATAGTTATACGTTGTGTACCTATTTgttttccaatattttaaaaattttactatattaattagtaaaaatatgaaatgttCCATTTAGAATATTGAGTTATAGTAATACTGCTTTTTAGATAGATGGTCTATAACAATTCATTCAGtgtatgataattaattaaaatattaggaAATCATTGgtctcttttataatattatcttgttACAATCAATTtgatcttaataattaaagatgAGAAgcacagataaaaaaaaaaataataattacaacatTTAGGTAATAAAACCTTTGCAAAtgactttttaataatacttgaCCAATgattatctaatatatttatttagtttaacattaaaataatgtatattgcACATTCCATCAAGTACAAAAATGTCTTCTATATTAGTTTTATTGATCAATATATGGAAGTCGAATATTTCTATCATAATTTGAGTATTGTTTAAGTATTTATAcaaagaaaatggagaaagtAAAGGTTGTGCTTGAGTGTCTAATTCTATCATTAATTAGGATGTAGTACTTTCACTGCAGTAAGTCAGAGAACAAACATTAGGCACATATCAGAGAAACACAAGATCATTCTACTCACCACTTACATTTAGATTTTTACTGATTGCAATTATTAGTAATActgtgtattatataataa
Coding sequences within:
- the LOC124953064 gene encoding contactin-2 isoform X1, with the protein product MVGNKVLSLILFLAGWQEVATLVQVRHVAIDVGQDLTLACAEEDALPHTDSREVMWIREGREDGQIKRLKVESNGVLELVNVSADDAGNYSCTLDDDVDAVKSRINVEVRTPPPALRNVWVKPSTILANILWEVGGTGGYPIIDFTAEYRLKPNEGEKPEQWKPIIPTHIPPNSRQIDVYHLVPNTTYSFRVWATNQLGKGDIVEVENHTHHSVEELELARHLLAGVEDFDTRVWVAAVGIVMGTLLVLGIGTCYLLYRECKAPSQLEEQEVIELVPNIILNPGFFDERTEHIPQDENFNNQTTTRLNNNNVVQPRRL
- the LOC124953064 gene encoding contactin-2 isoform X4, producing the protein MVGNKVLSLILFLAGWQEVATLVQVRHVAIDVGQDLTLACAEEDALPHTDSREVMWIREGREDGQIKRLKVESNGVLELVNVSADDAGNYSCTLDDDVDAVKSRINVEVRTPPPALRNVWVKPSTILANILWEVGGTGGYPIIDFTAEYRLKPNEGEKPEQWKPIIPTHIPPNSRQIDVYHLVPNTTYSFRVWATNQLGKGDIVEVENHTHHSVEELAQLEEQEVIELVPNIILNPGFFDERTEHIPQDENFNNQTTTRLNNNNVVQPRRL
- the LOC124953064 gene encoding contactin-2 isoform X2, with the translated sequence MVGNKVLSLILFLAGWQEVATLVQVRHVAIDVGQDLTLACAEEDALPHTDSREVMWIREGREDGQIKRLKVESNGVLELVNVSADDAGNYSCTLDDDVDAVKSRINVEVRTPPPALRNVWVKPSTILANILWEVGGTGGYPIIDFTAEYRLKPNEGEKPEQWKPIIPTHIPPNSRQIDVYHLVPNTTYSFRVWATNQLGKGDIVEVENHTHHSVEELELARHLLAGVEDFDTRVWVAAVGIVMGTLLVLGIGTCYLLYRECKAPCNSIKSFSSDSLPF
- the LOC124953064 gene encoding contactin-2 isoform X3, yielding MVGNKVLSLILFLAGWQEVATLVQVRHVAIDVGQDLTLACAEEDALPHTDSREVMWIREGREDGQIKRLKVESNGVLELVNVSADDAGNYSCTLDDDVDAVKSRINVEVRTPPPALRNVWVKPSTILANILWEVGGTGGYPIIDFTAEYRLKPNEGEKPEQWKPIIPTHIPPNSRQIDVYHLVPNTTYSFRVWATNQLGKGDIVEVENHTHHSVEELELARHLLAGVEDFDTRVWVAAVGIVMGTLLVLGIGTCYLLYRECKAPSGGAGGD
- the LOC124953064 gene encoding contactin-2 isoform X5 gives rise to the protein MWIREGREDGQIKRLKVESNGVLELVNVSADDAGNYSCTLDDDVDAVKSRINVEVRTPPPALRNVWVKPSTILANILWEVGGTGGYPIIDFTAEYRLKPNEGEKPEQWKPIIPTHIPPNSRQIDVYHLVPNTTYSFRVWATNQLGKGDIVEVENHTHHSVEELELARHLLAGVEDFDTRVWVAAVGIVMGTLLVLGIGTCYLLYRECKAPSQLEEQEVIELVPNIILNPGFFDERTEHIPQDENFNNQTTTRLNNNNVVQPRRL